The region GGTGGTGGGCGGGGCCCAGATGCACCTGTATAAGACGGTCTCCCGCTTTGATCCCCGGCTGCTTCACAACACCGTCGTCTCCCTGGTCCCCCCGGGGCCGGTGGGGGCCCTGCTGCAGGAGGCGGGCATTCCGGTTTTCCACCTGGGCATGACCAAAGGCCGGCCCAACCCTTTGGGGCTGGCCAGGTTGGTGACTCTTCTAAGGCGCCTGCGGCCCCAGGTGCTCCAGACCTACCTCTACCACGCCGACCTATTGGGGCTGCTCGCCGGCAGACTGGCGGGGGTACCCCGCATCTTCTGGAACCTGCGTCAATCCGTGATGGAGTTCGAGCGGTACCGGCGCACCACCGCCTGGACGGTGCGCCTGTCGGCCCGGCTCTCCCGCCGGGTGGACCTCATCCTGGCAAACTCCTGGGCCGGCGCCGACTATCACCGCCGCCTGGGATACGACCCCGAGCGCCTGCTGGTGGTGCCCAACGGCTTTGATCTGGAGCGCTTCCGGCCGGATCCGGAGGCTTACCGGGAGGTGCGCCGGGAGTTGGGCCTGCCTGCGGATCATCTCCTGGTGGGGATGTTCGCCCGCTTCGACCCCCAGAAGGACCACGCCACTTTCCTGGCCGCGGCGGCGCAGGTGGCCGCCTCGGTGCCCCAGGTCTCCTTTCTCCTGGCCGGCACCGGCCTCACCTGGGAGCATCCGGCCGTGGCGGCCCTGGTGCGAGAAAGCGGCCTGCCGCCGGAGCGTCTCGTCCTGATGGGCGAGCGCCGGGATATCCCCCGCCTGGCGGCGGCTTTGGATGTCTTTGTGCTCTCCTCCGCCTTCGGGGAGGGCTGCGCCAACGCCGTGGGGGAGGCCATGGCGGCGGGTGTCCCTTGCGTGGTCACGGAGGTGGGGGACTCCCCCCGGCTGGTGGGAGAGACCGGTCTGGTAGTGCCGCCCCGGGACCCGGAGGCCCTGGCCCAGGCGGTGGTGCAGCTGCTTTCCTTGGAGCCGACCCGGCGCCGCCTCTTGGGCGAGGCCGCCCGGGCCCGCATTGCCCGGCACTTTGCCCTGGACGAGATTGTGGCCCGTCTGACCCGGCTCTACCTGGAAGCCGCCCCGGCGAACCCCACCGGGACCCCGGCCCCGGTGAGCCTGACCCCGGTGGCGTAAAAGGAATGGCCATGGATTCCCCGTGGGATGCTTTTCTCAGATTGGCGGCGGTGGCCAGCCTGCTCCTGGCTGGCCTGACGGCCCTGTTAGTGCGCCGGCGGGACCCGGTGGCCCGCATGCTCCTGGTCTTTTTCTCCGGCTGCCTGGCCTTTATCCTCCTGAACTGGAAGCTGGGCCTGGATCTGGGGCAATACGACTCCCGTCTCTACCATAACGTGGCCACCCAGATCAGTGAGTCCCTGAGGCGGCATCTGGTGCCCCCGTTGTCCGATCTCCTGGCACCCTACTGGGCCTATACCCTGCCTTTGGGCTTTCTCTACATCCTCTTCGGGAGCTCCCCCCTGGTGGGGCAGCTCCTCAACGTCGTCATGGGGGTCGGTTCCCTCCTCAACCTGCACCGTCTGGCCCGGCTGCTGTTTTCCCGCCGGGTGGCCGAGGCCACGGTGATCTTCGGCGCCCTCTATCCCTACGGCTGGGTGCTGGCCGGCACCCTGAACCGGGACATGATGATCCTCTTTTTCCTCATCCTGCTCTTCCGGCTGCTGGCGGAGCTGCAGCTCCATCCGGATCTGCCGGGAAACCGGAGCAAGGCCCTCCTGGCCCTGTTTGCCATGGCTTACCTCACCTTGCTGCGGCCGCCGCTGCTCCTCCTCTGCGGCGTGGTGGGCGGGCTGTTTCTCTTCCAGGAGCGGCGCCGGCGGATGCCCCCCCGGCCCCTGTCCCGGCCGCTGAAGGTGGGCCTCCTCCTGGTGCTCTTTCTGGCGGGGGGCGGTCTCCTGTATCTTTTGGCCCCCAGCCTGACGCAGTTCAAAGTCGCGGTGCAGGCCGTGCAGTTTGCCGACATCGACAACCTCAACTACCGCCTGGAGAGCTCCGAGGAGGCGGCCTCCGCCTACATGAAGGGGGTGCGCTACTCCTCTTATGCCGATCTGCTGTGGGTCATGCCCCTGGCCACCTTTTATTTCATGTTCTCGCCTTTGCCCTGGCAGGTGGCCTCGGCCAAGCAGGCCCTGGGCCTGTTGGATTCTTTCCTGTTGATGGGGGTGGCCTGGTATTTCCTCCGGGGCTTCAAAGATCTTCGCCGCAGCCACCGGGATTTCGCCCTGCTGCTGGCGGTGTATCTGCTGGTGGGTTTTTGCAGCAGCAGTCTCCTGCAGGCCAATGTGGGAGCCGCCATGCGGCACCGGACGATGTTTTATTTCCTCATGTTTCCTGTAGCTGTGCAGGGATTTCTCACCCGCCGCCGGCGGCAGCCGGCCTCCCGGGTGAGCGGACATCATGCCGCCGACGTGCGGCGCTGGAGGTCTTCCATGCTCCCCCAACCCCTTCGTGTCAGTGGCGGTATCACTCTTCTTGGCCTCATGGTCCTGTTGACGGTGCTGGTGGGAAGTTCCGTCACCTGCGCCGCCCTGCCCGCTCCTTCGGGCCAGTTCCCGGTGGTGGAGCTCAAGGCCGGCACCCAGCCCCCCGCCCTGACGGTGGCCGGGGCCGCCAATGAGTTCCTGGTGCTCCACTTCCGCCTGGGCCCCGTCGAGGCCGCCAGCTTCCAGGCCTCGGTGCGCGCCCTCAGCAAAGTCACCCTGCCTAACCTCACCTGGCGTTTTTACCAGGTAGTGCGGGCTCCCGCCCAGGACACCTCCATCCCGGCGGAAGGCATGCTGCCGGTGGAGTATGGCCTCACTTCCCCCGGCGCTGCCCCCGAGTTTGTCCTGGTCCTGAAGATCCCTCCCGCCGCCCAGCGGGGCCAATACCCCTTTGAAGTGGTCCTGGCCGACAAAATCCGCACCTACCGGCAAGTGCTGAACCTGAAGGTCTTCGGCTTTGCCCTGCCCAAGGACCTGCCCCTCACCATTTTCGGCGGGTTCTGGAATTACCCCGTGGAGTTCTACTCCCAGTTCGGGGTCAGCGGCACGGCCCAGTACTTGGAGCTGATCAAAACCTACTACCGCAGTATGCGGGAATACAAGATCAACGCCCTGGGCGGGGCGTATCCCCTGCCCCTGGCCGAGGTGAGTCCCGAGCGGCCGGTGGAGAGCTTCACGGATTACCACCAGCTGGTGAGTTTTGCCCTGGAAAACGCCGGCTTTCGCTATTTCATGATTCCCAAGGTGCGGAACTGGGAAACCTCTCAAGACCCCGCCGGGCCCTTCGCCACCCAGGCCAAGACCTTTTATCCCCTGTATCATCAATACCTGACCCGCCATGGCTGGCTGGGGCGGGCCCTCAACTACCTCATCGATGAGCCCAAACCCGAGAAATACCCAGCGGTCTATCAGGCTTATGCCTTGGCCCGGGAATACGCCCCTAACCTCAAGACCCTGTGCGCCGGTTGGGATCCGGCCCCGGAGTTTACCAAGGTCATCAATATCTGGGCCACCCCGGCGGGGCAATACCAGGAGAGCCAGATCCTGGCCCAGGCCGCCAAGGGCCAGAAACAATGGCTCTATGCCAACCGTCTCCACGCCATCGATCATCCCCTGGTGCATCAGCGACTCATCGGCTGGATTCTGCACAGCTATCCTTTCCAGGGTTATCTCTTGTGGGGGGTGAACTACTGGCCCGCCAACCCCTGGACCACCCCTCCGGGGACGCTGGACTACTGGCGCCGGGGCACATTCTATTATCCTCACCCCCGAAACGGTCTCCCTGTGCCCACCCTCAGGCTGGAAGCCCTGCGCCGGGGACTTCAGGACTATCAATACCTCCTTCTCCTGAAGGAGGCGTATGCACAAGGGAAGGTCCCTGCCAATCGCTATACGGCCATCCAAAGCAAGGTGACCCAACTGACTCAGGGCCTGCGCAGCAGCAGTTTCCCGGTGACCATGCAGGAGCTGGAGAGTCTGCGCCTGGAGATTGCCGGCCTTCTGGATCCCACGGCGGCTTCTGGCCCCACGACCTCCCCCACCTCTACATCCGGTTCCACCGGCCTCAAGAAACTGTTGCCGCTCCTCGGCCGGTGAGGGAGAAAGGCGAGCCATGCCCCCTGCCATCGCTCACATTGTGACCACGTTTCTGCCGGTGAACACCACTGCCTGGGTCTCGGCGTTAATGGCGGACCAGCTCCGCCGGGGCTGCCGGGTGGAGCTGGTGGTGGGCCGGCACGCCGACCCGGAGCTCCTGGAAGCCCGCCGCCGGGAAGGGATCCGGGTGAGCCGCATTCCCTCCCTTCGGAAATATGTCCACCCTGTCAATGATCTCCAGGCCCTGGCAGCCCTTTACCGGCTCCTTGGTCGACTCAAGGTGGACATGGTCCATACCCACCTGGCCAAGGCCGGCGTCTTGGGCCGCCTGGCCGCCTTCCGGGCCGGGGTGCCCCTCATCCTGCACTCGGTTTACGGCGCCAGCTTCGCCCCCACCCAGCCCTGGTGGCGCTTCCGGGCCTTCCGGGCTCTGGAGCGGCTGGCCGGCCGCCGCACGGACGAATTCATCTTTGTGGGCCGGGAACTGGCCGATGCCTACAGGCGCCACGGGGCCTGTCCGCCGGATAAGGGCGTGGTGGTGTATTACGGCAAGGACCTGACCCCGTTTCTGGCCACTCCCCGCCTCACCCCCGAGGAACGGCGGGCCCGGCGGGCCGCCCGGGGCTGGCCCCCCGAAGCCCTCATTTTGGGGAATGTCTCCCGCCTGGTCCCCTGGAAGGGCCACCTGGACGGGCTCCAGGTCGTGGCCCGGCTGAAAGAGGCCGGCATCCCGGTGCGCTACGTCATTGTGGGGGACGCCAAGACCCCCGGGGAGCAAAAGTACAAACGGCAGCTCCTGGCCGAGGTGGAGCGGCGGGGGCTTGAAGAAGAGGTGATCTTCACCGGCTGGCAGTCGGACCCGGCCTGCTTCTATCCGCTCTTCGATTTTTATCTCCTCACCTCCATGCCCTTTGAAGGGGTTCCCGGGTCGGTGATTGAGGCCGCGGTGTGCGGCGTTCCGGTGGTGGGCTATGACTGTTACGGCCTCAGGGAGATTCCGGGATTGCACTTCCGGTTGGCGCCTCACGGGGATACCCAAGCGCTGGCGGACCTGATCCTGGAGGAGCTCCCTCATCTGCCCGGACTGGCTGCCAGGTGCCGGCCTCATCCGGCCATCCTGGCCCAGGTGCAGGAGAGGTTCAGTCTCCCGGGCATGGTGAGCGCCACGGCCGAGGTGTATGAGAGGCTCCTCCGGGAGAAAATGCCCTCGCTCTGCTGGCAAGGGTCGGACACTGCGG is a window of Desulfobaccales bacterium DNA encoding:
- a CDS encoding glycosyltransferase, which codes for MAAEPAPVSVVHLITSLVVGGAQMHLYKTVSRFDPRLLHNTVVSLVPPGPVGALLQEAGIPVFHLGMTKGRPNPLGLARLVTLLRRLRPQVLQTYLYHADLLGLLAGRLAGVPRIFWNLRQSVMEFERYRRTTAWTVRLSARLSRRVDLILANSWAGADYHRRLGYDPERLLVVPNGFDLERFRPDPEAYREVRRELGLPADHLLVGMFARFDPQKDHATFLAAAAQVAASVPQVSFLLAGTGLTWEHPAVAALVRESGLPPERLVLMGERRDIPRLAAALDVFVLSSAFGEGCANAVGEAMAAGVPCVVTEVGDSPRLVGETGLVVPPRDPEALAQAVVQLLSLEPTRRRLLGEAARARIARHFALDEIVARLTRLYLEAAPANPTGTPAPVSLTPVA
- a CDS encoding DUF4091 domain-containing protein, with protein sequence MDSPWDAFLRLAAVASLLLAGLTALLVRRRDPVARMLLVFFSGCLAFILLNWKLGLDLGQYDSRLYHNVATQISESLRRHLVPPLSDLLAPYWAYTLPLGFLYILFGSSPLVGQLLNVVMGVGSLLNLHRLARLLFSRRVAEATVIFGALYPYGWVLAGTLNRDMMILFFLILLFRLLAELQLHPDLPGNRSKALLALFAMAYLTLLRPPLLLLCGVVGGLFLFQERRRRMPPRPLSRPLKVGLLLVLFLAGGGLLYLLAPSLTQFKVAVQAVQFADIDNLNYRLESSEEAASAYMKGVRYSSYADLLWVMPLATFYFMFSPLPWQVASAKQALGLLDSFLLMGVAWYFLRGFKDLRRSHRDFALLLAVYLLVGFCSSSLLQANVGAAMRHRTMFYFLMFPVAVQGFLTRRRRQPASRVSGHHAADVRRWRSSMLPQPLRVSGGITLLGLMVLLTVLVGSSVTCAALPAPSGQFPVVELKAGTQPPALTVAGAANEFLVLHFRLGPVEAASFQASVRALSKVTLPNLTWRFYQVVRAPAQDTSIPAEGMLPVEYGLTSPGAAPEFVLVLKIPPAAQRGQYPFEVVLADKIRTYRQVLNLKVFGFALPKDLPLTIFGGFWNYPVEFYSQFGVSGTAQYLELIKTYYRSMREYKINALGGAYPLPLAEVSPERPVESFTDYHQLVSFALENAGFRYFMIPKVRNWETSQDPAGPFATQAKTFYPLYHQYLTRHGWLGRALNYLIDEPKPEKYPAVYQAYALAREYAPNLKTLCAGWDPAPEFTKVINIWATPAGQYQESQILAQAAKGQKQWLYANRLHAIDHPLVHQRLIGWILHSYPFQGYLLWGVNYWPANPWTTPPGTLDYWRRGTFYYPHPRNGLPVPTLRLEALRRGLQDYQYLLLLKEAYAQGKVPANRYTAIQSKVTQLTQGLRSSSFPVTMQELESLRLEIAGLLDPTAASGPTTSPTSTSGSTGLKKLLPLLGR
- a CDS encoding glycosyltransferase, whose product is MPPAIAHIVTTFLPVNTTAWVSALMADQLRRGCRVELVVGRHADPELLEARRREGIRVSRIPSLRKYVHPVNDLQALAALYRLLGRLKVDMVHTHLAKAGVLGRLAAFRAGVPLILHSVYGASFAPTQPWWRFRAFRALERLAGRRTDEFIFVGRELADAYRRHGACPPDKGVVVYYGKDLTPFLATPRLTPEERRARRAARGWPPEALILGNVSRLVPWKGHLDGLQVVARLKEAGIPVRYVIVGDAKTPGEQKYKRQLLAEVERRGLEEEVIFTGWQSDPACFYPLFDFYLLTSMPFEGVPGSVIEAAVCGVPVVGYDCYGLREIPGLHFRLAPHGDTQALADLILEELPHLPGLAARCRPHPAILAQVQERFSLPGMVSATAEVYERLLREKMPSLCWQGSDTAAEAAA